AGGCAAAAACGAAGAAACTGCCATCCGTCGGTGCCGACGCTTCTTCCAGAAAAGGCGGCGTGGTCGTCAGTTGTTGCTGCTGGCTGCCGTCAATATTCATTCGCCACAGGTCAACGTGTTCACCCGTCCGCGCGACATAAACAACGCGCCCGTCACCCAGGCTGATAATCCCTGCCCGGCCATCGCCAGTGCCAGTCGTCAACTGCGTAACCGTATGTGCGTCGTAGCGCATCTTTTCGCCTTGCCCGCGCGCCTCGACCGACCAGATTTGCGAAGTGCGATTGAAAGGAATGACCAACAGAGACTGGCCGTCGTCGGTGACACTGACTGAAACGTAGTTATGGCGGCTGAGGTCGGTGGTGATCCGGCGGATGGCCCCGTCTGGTTGCGAAATGAACCAGACGGAATCGCGCGCCGTCGTCACGCCCTCACCCTGTTTCGTTCCGACCATGACAAATCCATGTCCGTCCCGCAGCCAGGCTATCCGTCCGCAGCCGTCCCACTGCTGCGTCGTCAGCAATCTCTGCGCGCCGCTCTGTATATCCACCCCCACGACGCGCCAAACTTCGTCGCTGGTCTTCGTCATGCCACTCAAAATCTGGCAAGTGATCTCCTTGCCATCGGGCGACCAGGCAGGGCCAGTGATGCCAAATCGTTCCAACCCGCCGCGCCTAAGCACAATCCGTTCATTGCCGCCTGTGACATCCGCTAGAACAAGATTGTTGCCCCCTCTTTGCTCTTCCCAGGAACCTTCAATTCGGATGAATGCCAATTGCCGCCCATCGGGCGAAAGAGCAACGGGGGAAATGACCCCGGTCAGCACTTTTGTCACTGCTCCGCCCAATGTGGATACGCGATAAACCGCACCCTGCGGGTCGCCCTGACCTAACGCCGTGAAATAGATGGCCTGGCCGTCAGGCGCAAAGGTCAGCCCCAGGATTGTCTGCTCAGTTTCTGGCACAAGCTTGATAGGTTGTCCCCCCGCCACCTGCCGTAGCCAAAGGTGTGCGGCAACGCCGTCCTGTTCTGTGTAAGCAAAATATTTCCCATCAGGCGAAAGCGCCGCAGTGCGGATATACCCACCATTGGTCAATCGCATCACACTGATTCCGTGCGACGAATCTGGCTGCCGCTCTTTCAACGGCCAGAACCGCAGGGCTCCCATACCGGCCAGCAACAGCACGGCGGTCAATCCCCAAGCGCTTTTGCGTTGCCAGACATTCGCCGATGACTTCTTATCGCCTCCCTCCATCAACGGTGATGGCGGAATCGTCGTTGGTGAAGCGCCGTTCTGTTGACCGGCGGCGATCTCAGTCACCACGGCGTTGAAGCGGTAGCCATGCCCGCGCACCGTCTCGATGAATTTACGTCCCGCGCCGTTTTCGCCAAGAGCTTTGCGCAACGCGGAGATGTTTTTATCCAGATTGTTTTCTTCGACCACCGCATCGGCCCAAACGGTGCGCATCAACTCGTCCTTAGTCAACAAGCGTCCACTGTTGCTGGCCAATACCACCAGCATCTCAAACGCCTTCGGCGTTAGCGGTACAGGCCTTCCATCACGCACCA
The sequence above is a segment of the Acidobacteriota bacterium genome. Coding sequences within it:
- a CDS encoding PD40 domain-containing protein — encoded protein: MSSSIKRLYEFDGFRLDPAERLLVRDGRPVPLTPKAFEMLVVLASNSGRLLTKDELMRTVWADAVVEENNLDKNISALRKALGENGAGRKFIETVRGHGYRFNAVVTEIAAGQQNGASPTTIPPSPLMEGGDKKSSANVWQRKSAWGLTAVLLLAGMGALRFWPLKERQPDSSHGISVMRLTNGGYIRTAALSPDGKYFAYTEQDGVAAHLWLRQVAGGQPIKLVPETEQTILGLTFAPDGQAIYFTALGQGDPQGAVYRVSTLGGAVTKVLTGVISPVALSPDGRQLAFIRIEGSWEEQRGGNNLVLADVTGGNERIVLRRGGLERFGITGPAWSPDGKEITCQILSGMTKTSDEVWRVVGVDIQSGAQRLLTTQQWDGCGRIAWLRDGHGFVMVGTKQGEGVTTARDSVWFISQPDGAIRRITTDLSRHNYVSVSVTDDGQSLLVIPFNRTSQIWSVEARGQGEKMRYDAHTVTQLTTGTGDGRAGIISLGDGRVVYVARTGEHVDLWRMNIDGSQQQQLTTTPPFLEEASAPTDGSFFVFASNHAGYSHLFRVNGDGTNLRQLTSGESREIESDCSPDGRWIVYPSKSSLPGKIAEFNLWKIPAEGGTPISLTDHEAQTPHFSPDGQWISYGYADAKAGYVVIIPAGGGAPVKTFKLPNSTDFGVGCRWTPDGQGLTYIVKGKTFDNLWLQPVDGRAPHALTDFNSGEIYNYAFARNGQRLFLARGYSIRDVSLIRDFR